TCTCAAACTCCTCAGACGGTTTCGCCAGCCCCGCGGTGGAAAGATCGATCGCATCTGCTATTCCCTTTATACGCTCTGAGGGGATCGATGCGATCATGATATCAGGATCCCAGCCCTCCATCCTCCTTGCAGTTATATCTCCAACAGAGAGGTTGAAGTTCCCTGATACAAGGGGATAGGTTATTGTGCTCCAGCACATCGCCCCTCTCATCTCAAAAGATGGAGTCTTACCATCCCAGAACTGATTTAATGTGATTAACCTTGATGCCTGCTCTGCGTTTATAAGAAATAGGACTATATCAGGCTGGAATAGATCTTTTCTGACAGGATAGAGGAACACCTTCTTTGATAGGCCAACAGGTGGCTTTGCTATCCTCTCAGTCTCAGTACCGGATCTAATTGCTGTTTTAAGATCAAACCATAGCTTTTCCCCTTCAACAAGCATCTTCCACGGGGTTTTACCTTTCTCGGTAAGACCAAGATGCTTCTTTCCACCAAAGCAGGCGCATTTATCTTCTGATAGTTCGATGATCTCCCCATCCGAAGCCTCGAGTATCCCACCGCAAACCGTGTGCTTCCTCTCCTCAACCCCGGCAGGGGGATCCTCATCCGTGTACTTAACCCCCACAGGTTCCCTCTCTATCCCGAGTGAGCCCACAATCTTATCGATATCTTCTATCAATCCCATCTTCAACCCTCCAGACACGGGATACACACAATCTTCCCAAGCTTCAATCTTGCCCTTGGCTCCATAACCGCCTCGCCACATTCCTCGCATATGACAGATGCGAACATACGA
This genomic window from Candidatus Syntrophoarchaeum caldarius contains:
- a CDS encoding protein containing DUF169, whose amino-acid sequence is MSGGLKMGLIEDIDKIVGSLGIEREPVGVKYTDEDPPAGVEERKHTVCGGILEASDGEIIELSEDKCACFGGKKHLGLTEKGKTPWKMLVEGEKLWFDLKTAIRSGTETERIAKPPVGLSKKVFLYPVRKDLFQPDIVLFLINAEQASRLITLNQFWDGKTPSFEMRGAMCWSTITYPLVSGNFNLSVGDITARRMEGWDPDIMIASIPSERIKGIADAIDLSTAGLAKPSEEFERLTERMRSRR